GGCCAAGTGAAAGTTATTCACCCGTTTGTCAAAAAGCAGTCACTGATTCTTAAGTTCTCCCAGCAGGGATCTCACGACTTTGAGGTGAGATTTTGCATTATTTGCCGGGAAATTCTCCGTTGTATTCAAATGCATCTGgtgtgcatttttatattcaacAATGACATTTGCGATAGCCTTACATAAATTTGATAGAGCAACGGCAAATCATTCACTCCTCAAcatgtatatcaataaaattGAGTACTAGAATTGAGTTTTTCACCGAAGAtaatgcaaatataaaaaaaaatgtcatagTGTtttgtgccgaccgctgttctaAAGCGTTGTGCAAACTTAATAAAAAGTGTTTACAACTTATTATCCCCCTTTATTTAAAGGGTTCTGCTGGCACAATTCATTTGGTGGATGACAGAGACAAGGCCGAAAGTAATCTTCGCAAAGGCTTACCAATTCGATACCGTGTTGATTTCCCTATTCCTACAATCCCGCCCAAGATAACTAGCCTACAAGTGAATGGCATTGAGCTATGCAGTGGCGCAGAATGTGAGTgcataaaatcttaaatatgtAGATTGGTATCTAATCTCAATATATTCTAGATCCCGAACCTCGTGAAGGCATAACTGGCGAGTATACTTGGGAGCTCAGAACTTCACCTGTGCCTGTGTCACCAAAACCAAGGATCAACTCGGATGATGGAGAGGTTCAGCCAAGAAACATCATGAGTGCTGGAGAGGATGATTGGACTTTAATTAATACTGCTTCCCAGCTGACAATTAGGAATCCTGATCGTGCTGCCGATCCTCAACCGACGATTAGAAATCTGGTTCCCCAGCAAACCGACCCATCCGAAGAGTATCCCTGCGGACGTGTGCGACATGAGAAGACCAGTACGACGCCACTAATATTCCAGGGAAACAGTATAGAACGTGGGCAACTTCCCTGGTTGGTGGCCATCTTCGAGCGGCGGGATAGAAACGGACCCCGCTTCATCTGTGGTGGGTCACTGATCTCCACTTCCTCAGTTCTCTCGGCGGCTCACTGTTTTCGAGTTCCTAAAAAGGAATTGACTGCCGATCGCCTGGCCGTCTCCCTGGGTCGAACAAGCCTGGCTCTTCACTCCCCCGGAGAAGATCGCGAGGTGTCCCAGTTAATCATTCACGAAAACTTCAAGTTTGAGCAGTTCACTGAGGCCGATTTGGCACTGATCAAGTTGGATGCACCGGTGGAGTGAGtctcacatttttaaataatgaacatttgataaatatttcttttacagTTATTACGACTACATAATACCCATTTGCCTGTGGAGCACCAGCAGTCGGTTGGATCTGCCCCAGGGACACAACACCTATGTAGCTGGCTGGGGACCCGATGAGTCGGGAACCGGGCACACAGATGTGGCCAAGGTCACCGACCTGAACATCGTAATCGAGTCGGGCTGCCGCCTGGAGCTGGCCCCTGAACTGGTGCAGCCGAGTAGCCTGTGTGCCAAGAGGGCGGGGGCAGGACCC
This portion of the Drosophila takahashii strain IR98-3 E-12201 chromosome 3R, DtakHiC1v2, whole genome shotgun sequence genome encodes:
- the LOC123003022 gene encoding mastin-like, whose product is MSPLQLVTALLLVSRIRSGIGQLPENGCSPLFEYQGYQGQYIGQVKVIHPFVKKQSLILKFSQQGSHDFEGSAGTIHLVDDRDKAESNLRKGLPIRYRVDFPIPTIPPKITSLQVNGIELCSGAEYPEPREGITGEYTWELRTSPVPVSPKPRINSDDGEVQPRNIMSAGEDDWTLINTASQLTIRNPDRAADPQPTIRNLVPQQTDPSEEYPCGRVRHEKTSTTPLIFQGNSIERGQLPWLVAIFERRDRNGPRFICGGSLISTSSVLSAAHCFRVPKKELTADRLAVSLGRTSLALHSPGEDREVSQLIIHENFKFEQFTEADLALIKLDAPVDYYDYIIPICLWSTSSRLDLPQGHNTYVAGWGPDESGTGHTDVAKVTDLNIVIESGCRLELAPELVQPSSLCAKRAGAGPCTSDGGGPLMLKEQDVFILRGVTSAGQIDEERRTCDLTKPSVFTDVAKHINWIRQNMWN